The following is a genomic window from Hymenobacter monticola.
AACGATTGCGAAGATTTCAGGGGGCGGGCAGTTAAATCGACATTAAAGCCCACTCACTTGCCAATGCAGAACTGGGTGAAAATGCTCGTGAGCAAGTCCTCCGACGAAATTTCGCCCGTAATCTCACCCAGCGCAGCCAGGGCGTGGCGCAGGTCGGCGGCCAGCAGCTCAGTGCCGCGCCCGGTGTCGAGGCCGGTTTGCACGGCCGCCAGGTGGGCCGCCGCCGTTTCCAGGGCCCGGGCGTGGCGCACGTTCGTGACAATGGTAGCCGAAGCCGTGTTTTCCAGGGCCGAGCCGCGTACCTGGGCAACCAAGGCCATTTGCAGCGCCTCTAAGCCCTGGTTTTGGCCGGCAGCCAGCAGCAGCAGCGGCACCTGGCCGGCGCTAAATGCCTGCTCAAATGCTTGGATAGTTTTGGCCGATGCCAGGTCTGTTTTGTTGCCCACCGCCAACACTGGCAGGTCCAAGCCAGAAGTTAGCTCCTGCATTTCAGCTTGAACCTCTGCTGGAGCTATTTCAGATAAGTCGAACAAGTACAGCAGCATAGCGGCCTGGCGCACGCGCTGGCGGGTGCGCTGTACCCCAATCGCCTCGACTTCATCGGCGGGGTTGTCGCGCAGGCCGGCGGTATCGACGAAGCGGAACCGCAGGCCGTCGATGCTTACCTCGTCCTCGATGAAGTCGCGGGTGGTGCCCGGAATGGCCGACACGATGGCGCGCTCCTCGCGCAGCAGGGCGTTGAGCAAAGTGGATTTGCCCGCGTTGGGCCGGCCGGCGATGACGGCCGTGATGCCATTTTTGATGACGTTGCCCAGTTCGAAGGAGCGGAGCAGGCCCAGCACCACGCCGCGCACTTCGGCCAGCAGCCGGGCCAGGCCGGTGCGGTCGGCAAATTCCACGTCTTCTTCGCCAAAGTCCAGCTCCAGCTCCAGCAGCGCGGCAAATTGCACGAGCCGGGCGCGCAGGTCGCGCAACTCCTGCGAGAAGCCGCCGCGCAGCTGGTTCAAAGCCACCTTATGGCTCAGGGCCGAGTCGGCGGCAATGAGGTCGGCCACGGCTTCGGCCTGGGCCAGGTCCATGGCCCCGTTGAGGAAGGCGCGCTTGGTGAATTCGCCGGCTTCGGCCAGGCGGGCGCCGTGGCGCAGCAGCAGGGCCAGCACTTGGCGCACCACGTAGTCGGAGCCGTGGCAGCTGATTTCCACCACGTCTTCGCGCGTGAAGGAGCGGGGCCCCCGGTACAGCGCCACCACCACTTCGTCGATGATTTCGCCGCTGGCCGGGTCGCGCAGGTTGCCGTAGTGCAGGGTGTGACCGGCGGCCTGGGCCAGGCTTTTCTTGGAGAAAACCGCTGCCATGATGGCCACCGCCGCCGGGCCCGACAGGCGTACCACTGCCAGGGCACCCGCGCCGGGCGGGGTCGACAGCGCGACAATGGTATCGGAGAAAATTGTCTGAACCACGGATTCGTCGGATTTTTCGGATGGGTCGTATTTTGTATTCGACGCCTGCTAAACAGGCTTACTCCGTTACAAACAAATTGCGGCTCACTTCAGCTGAAATTAAAGCTGTGCGCTCTTGGTTTATCCTAAGCTCAAATGAGTTATCAAACATCACCTTGTCCAGTACTTCAAATGCGGCGCCTAGCTGCAAGCCCACTTTGTCAAGGTATTGCAGGAAGGGAGCAGAGGTATTTTTCACGGCGCACAAAGTGCCGCGGTCCCCAAGGCAAAGGTCGGCCAGCAGGCGGTGGGCGGGGCGGCGAATGGCGCCGTCCTCGGCCGGAATGGGGTCGCCGTGGGGGTCGAAGGCGGGGTGGCCCAGGAAGGCGTCGAGCCGGCGCATGAGCAGCGGCGACTGCACGTGTTCCAGCTCCTCGGCCACTTCGTGCACCTCGTCCCAGCTAAAGCCCAGCTGCTGCACCAGAAACACTTCCCACAGCCGGTGCTTGCGGATGGTGAGCAGAGCCAGCCGTTGGCCCTCGGCCGTGAGCTGCACGCCGCGGTACCGCTCATAGTTCAGCAGGTTTTTCTCGGCCAGCCGCCGCAGCATGTCCGTCACCGAAGGAGCCCGGGTGGCCAGCGCCGCTGCAATGCGGTTGGTGCTCACCCCTGTGCTTTCAGGCTCCTCTTCGGCCAGCTTAAAAATGGCTTTTAAGTAATTTTCCTCGGTGTGGCTGGGCATGAAGGTCATTTAACAATTAACATTTATCATGTAACACTCCGCAGTAGGCACAAAGCCGATTTGTGGAAAGTCAAATGAAAGCTTGTTAAATGTTAATTGATAAATGTTTAAATGAAAAAGATTACCATTTAATCAATGCCGAGGCCCAGGTAAAGCCGGAGCCAAAGGCGGCCAGGCACACCAGGTCGCCGCGCTTGATTTTGCCTTCCTGCACGGCTTCGCTCAGGGCGATGGGCACGGAGGCGGCGGTGGTGTTGCCGTAGCGCTGGATGTTGCTGAACACCTTGTCGTCGGTCAGGCCCATTTTCTGCTGCACGTACTGGGTGATGCGCAAGTTGGCCTGGTGCGGAATGAGCATGTCGACGTCGCTGGACTGGTAGCCGTTCTGGTCCAGCGCCTCTTTGATGACCTGCGGAAAGCGCACCACGGCGTGCTTGAACACGTTCTGGCCGTTCATGTAGGGGTAGAGCTCCTGCTTGTTAGCTACCACGTATTCAGCGCGGTTATCACGGTTGGAGCCGGGCTCTTTCACGATGAGCTCCTCGGCGTGCTCGCCCTGCGCGTGCAGGTGGGTGCTGAGGATGCCCTGCCCCTCGGCGGTGCTGGGGCGCAACACGACGGCGCCCGCGCCATCGCCGAAGATGACGGAGACGCCACGGCCCTCGGGCGACTTATCGAGGCCGGAGGAGTGAATTTCGGAGCCCACCACCAGCACCGTGTCGTACATGCCGGTGCGCACAAACTGGTCGGCCACCGACAGGGCGTAGATGAAGCCCGAGCACTGGTTACGCACGTCGAGGGCGGGGCAGTTGTTGGTCATGCCCAGCTCGCGCTGCATGATGACGCCGGAACCGGGGAAGAAGTAGTCGGGCGAGAGCGTGGCAAATACTATCATCTGCACGTCGTTGGCTTCGACGCCGGCCATTTCCAGGGCCTTACGGGCGGCGTTGGCACCCATGTTGGCGGTGGTGTCCTTGCCTTCCTCAAACCAGCGGCGCTCCTGAATGCCGGTCCGCTCCTGAATCCAGGCGTCGGAGGTGTTCATGAGGGGTTCGAGCTCGGCGTTTTTGACAACCCGGCTGGGAACGTAGTGGCCGACTCCGGCGATGTAAGAATGACGTAGCGTAGCCATGGGCTGAGGGAAGTGAAGTGGGAATTCTGGGATGATTAGCGCCCATCGGGCGAGTATTCAAGCAGAATGGATGACGCAAAATGGGCGCAAAGGTGGCGGTTTAAAACAGAGAATCCAGCAAAAGCCACAATTTTTTGCCTTCGGAAGTCCAAAGCGCATCCCTTGGAATGCCGCTGGGGTAGAAATGGGAGCCGCGCAACTGGGCTGCCAGCGCCGGCCCGTCAATCGGCTGCGCGAAATCAATTTCCAGCCCGGCGCCGTGCTGGCGGAGTAGCGCGCCCCAGAGCGGATTGGGCGAGGCCAGCACGGGCAGGCCGTGGCCTAGGTATTCGAACAGCTTGGTGGGCCGGCACCGCTCGGTGCTGATGTGGGGCCGGTAGGGCAGCAGGCCGATATGGCTACGACTTATATCGGCCACGATTTGTGCGTGGGGAACCATCGCAGCGCCGCCAATCAGTTTCAGCCAAGCCGATTTTTGAGCCAAGGCATCTTGCAGCCGCCGCAGCAATTCCGGCTGCTGGCAGAAACCGATGATGGTGAGCTGCACCCCGCCGGGCCACGCTGCATGCAGCTGCTCAGCCAAGGTGATGGCTTCCCACACGCCATTTAGCTCCGAGATGGTGCCCGAATAAAGCAGGCGCAATGGCTGGCCGGGCGGCGGCAGGGCGTGTGGCCGAATGGGCTGAATTTCTCCCGGCGCGGGCTGGTATTTGTTTTCGAGCACCAGCACCCGGCCCCCTGGCACAAGGTTCAGAAAAGTCAGCTCGTCGGCGTAGCTGGCTTCGGCTAGCACCACGGCTGCCGCCCGGCGCGCGGCCAAGCCTTCGACCCAACGCAGGCCGGCCGCCAGCAGGCGCCGCACGACACCCTGGTACACCTGCTGCGTCGAAACGTTCAGGGCGTAGTTCTCGCGGATGTCATAGATGAACCGGCGTCCCCGGGCCAGCCGCTGCCAGAGCAGCGTGAGCGGCAGCAGCTCCGGGGCGTGCACGAAAACCACGTCTGGTTTCAACCGGCGCAGGAGCTGCCCGTAGCGCCACTGCGCCGCCAGTCGGCCCAGGCCCAAACGGGAGCCCTCAAAGATGCCGTGCTGGTGCACTCGCGCGCGCTCATCGGAAGCGCTGGCCAGGGGGGCGCGGCCGGCCACGTGCACTTGCGTGAAGGGCCGCTCCAGCAGGGTTTCGGCAAACTTACCCCGCATGCGCGTGTCGTCGACGGGTTTCAGCACCGAGGCCAGCAGAACGACAAGTTTGGAATCTTTTGGAACGGGCACAGCTCAAAGATGCTGGTTTTGGCAGGCGCACGCAAGTTTGGGGGTTGCCACGCCAACTACAACCGAAGGTCAGCGAAGCTAAAGTTCGCGCTGCTTAGCGCGGCAGGCAGTTGCCTGCCGCTACCGCAGCACCACCGTGCGCTGGTCGGCTACGAGCACCGTGAACACGCCCAGGCCGCCCTGCACGGTGCTGCGGATGCGGGCCGGCTGCGCGAAGGGGTTGCCGTTGGCCGAAATGGCCCCGCGCACACTCAACTGGAAGTTGTAGTAGTCGGGCTCCATGTGGAAGAGCGTGGCCGTCATGGTGTCGCCGGGCATGAAGCGGTAGGTGGTGGGGAAGGTGTACGCCTGGCCGTCGAACAACTCGCCGCTCACCAGGTAGTCGCCTTCCGAGTCGTTGAGGTCGCGCTGGTTGGTGAGCAGCAGGCGGTAGTAGTCGGCGGTGCCGCCCGGGTCAGTGAAGCGGGTGACGAAGTT
Proteins encoded in this region:
- a CDS encoding glycosyltransferase, which codes for MPVPKDSKLVVLLASVLKPVDDTRMRGKFAETLLERPFTQVHVAGRAPLASASDERARVHQHGIFEGSRLGLGRLAAQWRYGQLLRRLKPDVVFVHAPELLPLTLLWQRLARGRRFIYDIRENYALNVSTQQVYQGVVRRLLAAGLRWVEGLAARRAAAVVLAEASYADELTFLNLVPGGRVLVLENKYQPAPGEIQPIRPHALPPPGQPLRLLYSGTISELNGVWEAITLAEQLHAAWPGGVQLTIIGFCQQPELLRRLQDALAQKSAWLKLIGGAAMVPHAQIVADISRSHIGLLPYRPHISTERCRPTKLFEYLGHGLPVLASPNPLWGALLRQHGAGLEIDFAQPIDGPALAAQLRGSHFYPSGIPRDALWTSEGKKLWLLLDSLF
- a CDS encoding 3-oxoacyl-ACP synthase III family protein, with the translated sequence MATLRHSYIAGVGHYVPSRVVKNAELEPLMNTSDAWIQERTGIQERRWFEEGKDTTANMGANAARKALEMAGVEANDVQMIVFATLSPDYFFPGSGVIMQRELGMTNNCPALDVRNQCSGFIYALSVADQFVRTGMYDTVLVVGSEIHSSGLDKSPEGRGVSVIFGDGAGAVVLRPSTAEGQGILSTHLHAQGEHAEELIVKEPGSNRDNRAEYVVANKQELYPYMNGQNVFKHAVVRFPQVIKEALDQNGYQSSDVDMLIPHQANLRITQYVQQKMGLTDDKVFSNIQRYGNTTAASVPIALSEAVQEGKIKRGDLVCLAAFGSGFTWASALIKW
- the mnmE gene encoding tRNA uridine-5-carboxymethylaminomethyl(34) synthesis GTPase MnmE → MVQTIFSDTIVALSTPPGAGALAVVRLSGPAAVAIMAAVFSKKSLAQAAGHTLHYGNLRDPASGEIIDEVVVALYRGPRSFTREDVVEISCHGSDYVVRQVLALLLRHGARLAEAGEFTKRAFLNGAMDLAQAEAVADLIAADSALSHKVALNQLRGGFSQELRDLRARLVQFAALLELELDFGEEDVEFADRTGLARLLAEVRGVVLGLLRSFELGNVIKNGITAVIAGRPNAGKSTLLNALLREERAIVSAIPGTTRDFIEDEVSIDGLRFRFVDTAGLRDNPADEVEAIGVQRTRQRVRQAAMLLYLFDLSEIAPAEVQAEMQELTSGLDLPVLAVGNKTDLASAKTIQAFEQAFSAGQVPLLLLAAGQNQGLEALQMALVAQVRGSALENTASATIVTNVRHARALETAAAHLAAVQTGLDTGRGTELLAADLRHALAALGEITGEISSEDLLTSIFTQFCIGK
- a CDS encoding metal-dependent transcriptional regulator; the encoded protein is MPSHTEENYLKAIFKLAEEEPESTGVSTNRIAAALATRAPSVTDMLRRLAEKNLLNYERYRGVQLTAEGQRLALLTIRKHRLWEVFLVQQLGFSWDEVHEVAEELEHVQSPLLMRRLDAFLGHPAFDPHGDPIPAEDGAIRRPAHRLLADLCLGDRGTLCAVKNTSAPFLQYLDKVGLQLGAAFEVLDKVMFDNSFELRINQERTALISAEVSRNLFVTE